aacaggagatatctcctggagggaggatgggctgtgggaagataaagatgattgcccagctggtttaaagatggcccatgagcagataatgtgtgccaggagatcaggggcactgggacagaatccacatttctggccacatcaacccacATTTCCACTGCCCCTTTTCCCAGATCTGCAGCTTCCTGAGCTCTGGAGCCACCCAGGCCTGGGATGCCCCTGAGGATGTTCCTTATGCCTACAAGGGCAGTGAATGGATTGGATACGACAACGTCAAGAGCTTCAGCCTCAAGgtctgttaaaaaccagctgggacgaggccagagcctgctgtgggatcagctcctggggctcagcagggttTTCCTCCCCACAGGTGGATTGGCTGAAGAAGAACAACTTTGGAGGTGCCATGGTCTGGACCATCGACCTGGATGACTTCACTGGCAACTTCTGCCACGAGGGCAGATACCCCCTGATCTCCACCCTGAAgaaggggctggggctgtgaaTGTGCAGTGAGTGACTCTCAGGGACACTCTGGGGTTTGTGCAGCTGTGGGGCCATGAagaggggtggggaggaggggaattTCACCATCATCCCTCCCcaggtgtcctggtttagggaGGAAACCTGTGAATGGGGGGGGCTTTTTActcttgaaattaattttaaaattgcagaaCTCAATATTTAACAGAACAGGCAATCTGGGGATACAAAGATCTAAGGAAAATCCTGCTTGTtttgcaggctgcaggagctcagcacagcccagtcctCACATCCCTGGGagatcctgatcctgatcccattccAGCTCAGCAATCCCTCTGATCCCACTGCACACAATGAATGATCCAATAAAGCTTTAGGCAAAACCAACTTCCTGCTTCGCCtctttttttgtcctttagATTTTGTTGCTTCCTGCAGTGATATCAAACAATCCTAAACCACAGTGACACGTCTGAACAAATCCAAGCCATGCACCAGCCAAACCATATTTAGTTGTTTTTCTCTATattttgctggtttatttttgtttttctacattttttgctgtttcttcacacTCTTAGTTTAAACCAATGTTTATAACAAGTACACAGAACGagcattttaaagtgtttttctgcGACGTGTTAAAACCCTTCAAAGCCACTAAAACATAAATTGagctaaataaaattttttaaaaaagagctaaaaaaaaaatactgaaatttaaaaaaaataaaaaataaaggtggGTGGCAAAGTTCTAGACAAAAACCAATTATTGTCCCTAAAAACTCATGCAAAGCGTGTGAACAGCATAAAAGCAACAATCCAAAAAATGCATAATCCCATAAACAGAAATCTTAAAATGTATAATTCAagctaaaaaataaacaataaatcaacTTCTACATAATTTGCTGTCCAAAAATCCTGTTTGTCCCGCAGCTTTTTGATTCCCTCAGGACATTTGTGCTGGCAGGGTTTGGATTTAATCCcagtcaggtttttttttttgggttttttttttgtttgtttgttttgggtttttttttttgggtttttttttttttttttttttttttttttttttttttttttttgttgttgttgttgttgttgttttttggggtttttttgggttttttttggtttttttttgttgttgttgttttttggttgttttttttttttttttttggttttttttttgggggggggggtttgttttgttttggtttttttggttttttggtttggtttggtttggttttttttttgctgccctACCTCGGCAGCTGCTTGGAAACCGAGAGAGGAACTGTTGTTGATCCTCCGAGGCTGTGACATCACAAGCTGAGGCTGCTCCCCAAAGCCAGCCCGGCGCATTCCGGAGGGAAATGCCAAATTTTGGGCTTttccccgctccctccccgcgcTGCCATCCCCCTGCCCCGCGGCTGTAGCGCATCCCAAAAACCGGCAGGGCGGGATGGCAGCGCGGAGAGACCCGAGAGGTGAGAGCGGGGGCGCCGGGGGGCTGAGATTTCTCCTTCACCTCCCTGATCCTCCCCAAGGATTTTCTCAGATCCCAAATTCTGGCTAAAGCTGGGGAAAATCAGCTCTGTTTTattgtgtgttttcttcttcaccCCACTGATCTCAGATCACAATTTCTGGTTAAAGCTGGGAAAAAtcagctctgttttcttctgtgttttctttacCTCCCTGATCCTCCTACTGTTCTCAGGTCCCAAATTCTGGCTAAAGCTGGGAAAAATCAGCTCTGTTTTATTGTGTGTTGTCTTTACCTCCCTGATCCTCCCACTGATCTCAGATCCCAAATTCTGGCTAAAGCTGGGAAAAATCAGCtttgttttattgtgttttcttGACCTCCCTGATCTTCCCCAGTGATCTCAGATCCCAATTTCTTGCCAAAGCTGGGAAAATCAGCTCTGTTTTCTTGAGTTTTTTCTCCTTCACCTCCCTGATCCTCCCCAGTGATCTCAGATCCCAATTTCTGGCTAAAGCTGGGAAAAtcagctctgttttcttctgttttcttctccttcacCTCTCTGATCCTCCCCAGTGATGTCAGATCCCGATTTCCTGCTCAGACTGGGGAAAAATCAGCTCCTTGTGGTTTGAACAGACCCCTCCCAAATATCCATGGCCAAGAAGATTCCCTTGCTGGGGGAtgaaggcagagagcagcaagtgctcactctttttttttttttttttttttttttctcttttctctcttttttcccttgttttcccCGCTGGTGGCATCTCCCCCAGCCGTGCAGAAGCTCATCTCCTTCGGGACCACGCAGGATCGGAAGATGTTCCCGCACCACCACGCCCCGGACAGGCTGGGCATTGCCACGCCGGGGGTGCGGGGCAGCCCCGCCCTGGGGCCGGGCTCGTACCTGGGGCCGCAGGTGAGCCCTGGGCGCCCCTCGGGGCACGGCAGGAACGGGGCCGCTCCTGCCTGGAAACCCGCGGGGGGTGTCCCACACACACCTGGAAAAAGGAATTGGCTCCTTTCCCAACCCATCCTGCAACAGTGAGAATTAAGGGAATAATTAATAATAACTTTATTAGGAATAGTATCTGCTGCTGATGCACTCCTGCCCTGAAAACCCgctgggggtgtccccaaatccacctGGAAAAAGGAATTGGCTCCTTTCCCAACCCACCCTGCAACAGTGAGAATTAAGGGAATAATTAATAATAACTTTATTAGGAATAACATCTGCTGCTGATGCACTCCTGCCCTGAAAACCCgctgggggtgtccccaaatccacctGGAAAAAGGAATTGGCTCCTTTCCCAACCCATCCTGCAATAGTGAGAATTAAGGGAATAATTAGGAATAACTTATTTAGTAATAACATTTGCTGCTCAGATACTCCTGCCCTGCAAACCTGGTGCAagaatccccaaatccacctgGAAAAAGGAATTATCTCCTTTCCCAACCTATCCTGCAACAGTGAGAATTAAGGGAATAATTAATAATAACTTTATTAGGAATAGTATCTGCTGCTGATGCACTCCTGCCCTGCAAACCACTGCAGGatgtccccaaatccacctggaaaaagaaatgatCTCATTTCCCAATCAATCCTCGAGGTTCTACAATAGTGAGAAATTAAGGGAATAATTAGGAAGAACTTTATTAGGAAGAACATTTGTTGCTGATGCACTCCTTCCCTGCAAACCTGCTGCAGGAATCCCCAAATTCAcctggaaaaaggaattttctcctttctcaatCAATCCTCAAGGTTCTGCAACACTTagaaattaaggaaattatTAGGAATACCTTTATTAGGAATAACTTTATTAGGAATAACATCTGCTGCTGATGCACTCCTGCCCTGAAAACCCgctgggggtgtccccaaatccacctGGAAAAAGGAATTGGCTCCTTTCCCAACCCACCCTGCAATAGTGAGAATTAAGGGAATTATTAATATAACTTTATTAGGAATAACATCTGCTGCTGATGCACTCCTGCCCTGAAAACCACTGCAGGatgtccccaaatccacctggaaaaaggaattttctcctttcccaatCAATCTTCAAGGTTCTGCAATAGTgagaaattaaggaaattatTAGGAATACATTTATTAGGAATACATTTATTAGGAATAACTTTATTAGGAATAACTTTATTAGGAATAACTTTATTAGGAATAGCATTTGCTGCTCAGATACTCCTGCCCTGCAAACCTGCTGGGGGTGTCCCTAAACCCAcctggaaaaaggaattttctcctttcccaatCAATCCTCGAGGTTCTGCAATAGTGAGAAATAAAGGGAATAATTAGGAATAACTTTAGGAAAAGGAATTCTTTCCCAACCAATCCTCAAGGTTCTGCAATAGTGAGAAATTAAGGGAATAATTTGGAAGAACTTTATTAGGAATAACATTTGCTGCTCAGATAATTCTGCCCTGCAAACCCACTGCAggaatccccaaatccacctgGAAAAATGAATTATCTCCTTTCCCAATCAATCCTTGAGGTTCTGCAATAGTgagaaattaaggaaattatTAGGAATAATTTTATTAGGAATAACTTTATTAGGAATAACATTTGCTGCTCAGATAATTCTGCCCTGCAAACCCACTGCAggaatccccaaatccacctgGAAAAATGAATTCTCTCCTTTCCCAATCAATCCTCGAGGTTCTGCAGTAGTGAGAAATTAAGGGAATTATTAGAAATAACTTTATTAGGAATAACATTTGTGGCTCATGCACTCCTGCCCTGCAAACCCACTGCAAGAATATCCAAATCCACCTGGAAAAATGAATTAACTCCTTTCCCAACCAATCCTCGAGGTTCTACAACAGtgagaaataaaaggaataattaGGAATAACTTTAGGAAAAGGAATTCTTTCCCAACCAATCCTCAAGCTTCTGCAATAGtgagaaataaaaggaataattaGGAAGAACTTTATTAGGAAGAACATTTGTGGCTCATGCACTCCTGCCCTGCAAACCATTGCAGaatgtccccaaatccacctGGAAAAATGAATTAACTCCTTTCCCAACCCATCCTCAAGGTTCTGCAATAGTGAGAAATTAAGGGAATTATTAAGAATAACATTATTAGGAATAGAATTTGCTGCTGAGATAACTCTTCCCTGCAAAAGTTGCCTTTAAAACACCACCAATAAAATCATTTTGGCTTTTGGGACCGCAGACAGAATTCCTCCAATCCTCCTTCAGCACCCGCCCCATGAGCAGCCGGGGCTACACCCTGGGAGCCAGGACAGCCCCTCGCTTCCAGCAGCGAGCTCAggtgaggaaaaacaaaattaaaataaaggaaaagtgacatccagctgggattttggggtatAAAATGCgtgctgagggtttttttttcccaaggtgGTGACTCCTGGCCCTGCCACCTACCAGCCCATcctgggggaggagaggaggtggcagcagagccGCGtccccttctcctccagcagccctcGCTTCCCAACCAGGATTCTGGAAAAAGAGTTTTACCCCGggtaaaagaaattattttgtctcaAAAATAGAAATTCTGGCAGGGGGAATGAGCTAATGGGAGATGGAGTTCCCTAGAAAGCTTTTGGTATCCAAAAAAGGCTTtatatctcaaaaaaaaaaatgttttatctccaaaaataaggtttttttatGTCCAAAAATAAGGGGGTTTTATGTCCAAAATTAAGGggtttttatttccaaaaatgAGGGGTTTTAATCTCCAAAAATAAGGGGTTTTAATCTCCAAAACTAAGTTTTTTTATCTCCAAAAATAAGGGGGTTTTATGTCCAAAATTAAGGGTTTTAGTCTCCAAAACTAAGTTTTTTTATCTGTCTCCAAAAATAAGGGGTATTTATGTCCAAAACTAAGGGGTTTTAATCTTCAAAACTAAGGTTTTTTATCTCCAAAACGAATTTTTTATCTCCAAAAATAAGGTCTTTAATCTCCAACTCTAAGGTTTTTTTATCTCCAAAATCAAGTTTTTTTATCTccaaaaataagatttttaataTCCAAAATTAAGGTTTTTTTATCTCCAAAACTAAGTTTTTTTAATCTCCAAAACTAATGTTTTTTTATCTCCAAAACTAAGGTTTTTAATCTCCAAAACTAAGATTTTTTAATCTCCAGAACTAATGTTTTTTTATCAACAAAACTAAGttttttttatctccaaaaacaagattttttttatcttcaaaaaTAAGAGGTTTTTATCTCCAAAAATAAGACTTTTTATCTCCAAAAATACGATTTTTTTATCTCCAAAAATAAGACTTTTTATCTCCAAAAATAAGACTTTTTATCTCCAAAAATACGATTTTTTTATCTccaaaaataagattttttatCTCCAAAAATAAGATTTCTTATCTCCAAAAATAAGGGTTTTTATCTCCAAAACTAAAGTTTTTTAACGCCAAAACTAAGTTTTTTGCATCTCCAAAACTAAGATTTTTAATCTCCAAAACTAAGAATTTTTTATCTCCAAAgataagatttttttatctCCAAAAATACGATTTTTTTATCTCCAAAAATACGATTTTTTTATCTCCAAAAGAAAGGTTTTTAATCTCCAAAactaagatttttttatctccaaaactaagatttttttagctccaaaaataagatttttaatcTCCAAAactaagaataaataaataaatattaaaaaataaaaaaatatttttttttttatccaaaaatatttttttttatccccaaaaACCTCTCCCTGCTTTAATTTTTACCTTAGTGCCAACAACTGAGAAACCAcagcataaaaacaaaaattacttaaaCCCAAGCTGAGATTCCCACACCTCCCATTCCTTAAAAATCCTAATAAGAAATAATTCTAATTTTCCACGATCTTGAAGATAAATTCTGGATCCATAACCACCAAAACCAGCTGTAAATGCAgatttctgctgcctgtttcCTTCAGGCCTGGAAATTACGACGTGGATCAGCCTCTGAACAGGAAAGTCACCTGGCCCATGAAATTTGGGGCTCCAGACTGGGCAGcggtgccagcactgccccagaaGATGGTGAAGCTGGAGGTGCAGAAGGTCAGGATGGGCAGGAGGGAATTTTATTGCTGCCTCAAAGCTCCTGAGACAGGAAATTCCCTTTAATTTCCCAttctttccatgttttcttatccttttttttttttcctatttctgaGTCAGgaaatttcctttcatttcccaTTCTTTCCATGTTTTGTTATCCTTTCCTGTTCCTGAAAcaggaaatttccttttttcactgttttcctttcctatttCAGAGACaggaaatttccttttcatttcccattccctccaCATTTTATTATCCTTTCCTGCttctgagaaaggaaatttcctttaatttcccattctttccatgttttgttatcctttcctgcttctgagaaaggaaatttcctttttatttcccattccctccacatttaatatcctttttttttttttttttctgagacaggaaatttccttttatttcccattcctttcatgttttgttatcctttcctgcttctgagaaaggaaatttcctttaatttcccATTCCttccatgttttgttttcctttcctgctcctgagaaaggaaatttccttttttcactgttttcctttcctatttCAGAGACaggaaatttccttttcatttccattttcactgttttgttttcctttcctgcttctgagaaaggaaatttcctttttatttcccattccTTCCATGTTTTGTTATCCTTTCCTGGTCCTGAGACaggaaatttccttttatttcccattCTTTCCATGTTTTGTTATCCTTTCCTATTTCTGAGAcaggaaatttcctttttatttcccattccctccacattttattatccttttttttttctgagacaggaaatttccttttcatttcccattccctccaCATTTTATTATCCTTTCCTGTTCCTGAAACAGGaaattccctttttatttcccatttcctccatgttttgttttcctttcctgcttctgagacaggaaatttccttttcccttctattttcactgttttgttttcctttcctatttctgagaaaggaaatttccttttcatttcccatttccacaACTTTTTGGTATTTTCCCTGCCCAGAGCATAAGACACAAAATGATTTTCTctgtttgcaaagaaaaaaaaaattcttttttattcagCAATTTCCACTCCAAAAGGAGCAAAGTGGGGTCTCCACTGCcttgtgtggaaaaaaaatctcatttaaaacacaaattttcCTTCACCCTTTCCTTTTCTGGAGCATTTTCATTGttattaatgaaattttttttttttagatgacTGTGGATAAAAATTTCCGGAAAAATCAGGGCAGAAAAGCTTATCTGAAATTGTATGAGAGCTGAGGAGCCAAATCCTCCTTCCTTTGGAGACACCAGGCtgaataaatcaaatattttaaacacatttaaacatttaaattttgtttaaattttttaatttttttaattttttaaaatattttaaatgagctcttgctgagctgcagcacttgggAAAAAAGTTAATTCCAGAATTCTTTGCCCCTTTTTAATCCCTTTTTAAACcttgaaaaatattctggaaaattctggaaaaattctgaacaattctggaaaaattctgaacaattctggaaaaattctgaacaattctggaaaaattctgaaaaattctgaactattctgaaaaattctggaaaaaaaaatctgggaaattctgaaaaactgaaaattctgaaaaattctgaaaaaattctggaaaattctgaaaaattctgaaaaattctgaaaaattctgaaaaatttttgaaaaattctgaaatactctgaaaaattctgaacaattttgaaaaattctgaaaaattctgaactattctgaaaaattctggaaaaaaa
The sequence above is a segment of the Oenanthe melanoleuca isolate GR-GAL-2019-014 chromosome 26, OMel1.0, whole genome shotgun sequence genome. Coding sequences within it:
- the CIMAP3 gene encoding protein pitchfork: MAARRDPRAVQKLISFGTTQDRKMFPHHHAPDRLGIATPGVRGSPALGPGSYLGPQTEFLQSSFSTRPMSSRGYTLGARTAPRFQQRAQVVTPGPATYQPILGEERRWQQSRVPFSSSSPRFPTRILEKEFYPGPGNYDVDQPLNRKVTWPMKFGAPDWAAVPALPQKMVKLEVQKMTVDKNFRKNQGRKAYLKLYES